The genomic segment GCACGCGCTCGCTGAGCGGATCGCGGGTCTGCAGCATCCGTACGATGCGATCGGCATAGGCCTGGATCACCGAGACTTCGAGACCGAGGCGATAATCCTTGATCTCGGCGGCGAGCGGCCGGCCGTCGCCGAGCAGCGACGCGGTGCGGACCGCAAGACCCTGCAGGCATTTCAGCAGCGCCGGTGACGACTTCTGCAGGCCGAGGTCTTCGACCTTGGCGCCGGCGGCATCGAGCACGTCGCGTGGCAGATACACGCGATTGAGGGTGCGATAGTCCTTGCCGCAGTCCTGAAGGTGATTGTTGATCTGAAGCCCCGCGCACAGCGCGTCGGAGGCCTGCCAGGTCGTGGTGCTTTCGCTGTGGACGTCGAGCATGAAGCGGCCGACCGGCATCGCCGAGTAGCGGCAGTAGTGAATGACCTCGTCCCAATCCTCGTAGCGCAGCTTGGTGACGTCCATCCGAAACGCGGTCAGCAGATCGAGCGCATGGCGCGGCGGCATGCCGCGTTCGGCCAGCGCCCGACGCAGATGCACCGCCTCGGGCTGGGTCTCGCCGCGGCCGAGCAGCTCGGCTTCGAGCAGATCGAGATATTCGAGCTTGGTGTCGCCATCGAGCATCTCGTGATCGGCGATGTCGTCCGCGGTCCGGACGAAATTATAGAACGCCAGAATCAGGTCGCGATGCCGCGGATGGATGATCCACGACGCGACCGGGAAATTCTCGTCCCGGTGGGTCTTGCCCGATCGAAGCTCGCTCGCAGACGTCATCGGCACTGGTTAAACACTTGGTTTGGAGACGAAAAAAAGCGAACGGCCGCACCCGGCCGGGCCGGGCGCACCGTTCGCGACGCCATATAAGGGAAATCGCCGGCTAAACCAACGATCTTGACGGACGATGTCCGGGCCGCAGATTCGCCTGGATCGCCGCCGCGACCTCCAAACCGGGCCGAAACCGGCCCGGCGGACGCCGCCTCACTGGCCGTGGCTGACCAACACCTGGTTGCAGGCTTTGCTGATCTTCTCGCGATTCTGCTGCAGGCAGGACAGGATCACCAGATCGCTCTGCTCCATCACGGAGCGGCAGAAACGCGACACGTCCCGCGAGCAGGCTTTCTGCTCGGCTTCGGTGCCGCTGCGCTGCTGTTGCTGGGCATTGGCACCGGAGGACATCGAAACGAGCAGCAACGCGAGCGCAACCAAGGTCTTTTGCATTGTCTTCCTTCGATATGTGGCTGGGGGTCGAAACCCGTTCTCGATCACATCTACGGCGCCGCCTGGAAGGGGTCGCGGTGCACACGATCGGCACAACGGTATGATGCGTCGATCAAGGTGACAAATACGGCCAAATTAGTGCCGACGCACGCACCTTCACGGGCGGGTGGCTGAAAGCCGCGGAATACCTGTCGGTTTTTCACGGAACGTTGCCGATTTGATGCAAATACTATAGTTCCGCAAGCAGCGCGGGCGGAACAGCGTGAGCCGTGCGTCTTGGTGTGCAGGCGCGGCGTTACTATGTGATTTGAACCTGCCGTGAGGCGAACACACTAACCAGCGACGTGACGCAACGGCGTCACCACAGCGATCTTCCAAGGATGGCCAGAATGAGCCTGCTTCGTTCCACCACGTCCTCGATCCATGCGTTGAAGGCAGCCGGAATCGGCGCCGCGATGATGCTGTCCGCATCGGCGGCATTCGCAGATTCGGGCCCGTTCGCCGGGTTTGAAGGAGCGTGGTCGGGGACCGGCACCGTGGCGCTGTCCGACGGCTCGAAGGAGCGCATCCGCTGCAAGGCGAACTATCGCGGCAGCGGCGGCGGCAATCAGCTGGCCCTGACGTTGCGCTGCGCCAGCGACAGCTACAAGTTCGACCTTTCCGCCGACGCCGCCACCAACGGCGACCGCATCTCCGGCAACTGGAGCGAGACCAGCCGCAACGTCAACGGCAGCCTGCAGGGCAAGGCCGGCGGCGGCCGGATCGAAGTGTTCGTCGAAGCCGCCGGCTTCGCCGCCAGCCTGTCGCTGACCACCCACGGCAACAAGCAATCGGTGGCGATCAGCTCGAAGGGCGAAATCCGCGGCGTCAACATCTCGATGACCCGCGGCTGATCACCGCCCTCTTCGGCTCCATCAGCAAAAGCCCTCCGGATCGACCGATCCGGAGGGCTTTTTGTTTTCACAAGCGGATCGCTTTTTTCGTGCGCTACACCACCGATCCGGCGCCACGGCCGCCGCGCAGGCGGTGAGCGACGCTGATCAGCCACATCGCGGTCGGGCGTAGGATGAACAGATCGGCGATCAGCGCCGCCACCATCGCGAAGGCGCTGAGCCAGCCGAACAGTCGCAGCGACGGCAGGTCCGAGAACACCGTGACGCCGAGCCCGCAGGCCAGCACCACGGTGGTGAGAATCAATGCGGGGCCGACCAACACGGTGGCGCGTTCGACCGCGAGGCCGGCGCTGACGCCCGGCGGGCTCTCCAGCCGCAGCCGGTTGAGGAAGTGGATGGTGGCCGACAGGCCGAGGCCGAACGACACCGTCAGCGCCACCACGCTGGCGAATTGCAGCCCCTCCCCCATCAGCCACAACAGCGTACCGGACAGCACCACCGGGAAGATGCCCGGCAGAATGCAGGCCAGCATCACCACCACCGAGCGGAACGCCAGGCCGATGAAGATCGCCACCAGCACGAACTCGATGGTGAGGCCGTGGTTGAGCTTGGAAATCATGTCGGCGCTGTTGCGCGCGGCGATCGCCGACAGGCCGGTGACCGCAACCTCATAGCCCGGATGCTTCTGGCGCACGCTGTCGAGCGCGTGGTCGAGCTTCTGCACCACGGGGAGGATTTCGCTGGAGTCGAGATCGGGCACGCGGCCCGACACCACTACGGCGGTCTGGTCCTCCGAGATGAAGCGCCGCACCAGGTTAGGCGGCAGCAGATCGACATATTCCTTCAGCGTGTCGACGCTGGTGGTGTGCGCCTTCTCGGAAAGCCAGCGACGCAGCGTCTCCAGCGACCAGACGTTGCCGACGCCGGCCTGCTTCTCGACCGTGGCGTGGACCTCGGCGATGATCTGCAGGCTCTCGGGCGAATACAGCGACTGGCCCTTGGGGAATTCGATCAGCACGTCAATCGGATTGGCACCGGTGAGCTTGGCGTCGAGCCGGTCGCTCGCCTGCACCGCCTGCTCCTTGTCGGGCACCTGATCGGCCAAACGATAGCGCGGTTCGAGGTTGGCGTAGATCACCGCCAGGCCGCCGACCACCAGAACCGCCAACAGGCTGAACAGGCCGGGCCGGCCGACCATCCGCACCGCGATGAAGGCGCAGAACCGGCGCAGCGCGTTGACGCCGAGATCGGCGCTCTGGAATTTCGCCGCGAAGGCTTCCTCGTGGCGCACCAGCAGCACGCCGAACACCGGCACCAGCGTCAGCACCGCGACCAGCGCCAGCACGGTGGCGAGCAGGCCGGCCTCGCCGAACGCGCGGATCAGGTCGGAGTTGGAGAACTGCAGCGCGATGAACGAAATGCCGGCGGTGGCGTGGGTCAACACGCAGGCCGGACCGACAACCAGGACGGCGTTCTTGAACGCGGTGTATTTGTCCTCGCCCGCGATCAGCCGGTCTCGTGCCGCGAAGGTGAGCTGCATCGAGTCCGAGAAACTGATCACCATGATCAGCGGCGTCATGACGTTGAGGAACATGTTGAGGCTGAAGCCGGCCCAGCCGAGCACACCGATGGCCAGCAGGATCGCCAGCAGCGGCGGAAACGCCGCCACCACCATGAACGAGATCTTGCGGAAGAACAGGATCGCGATGACGCAGCCTGCCAGGATGCCGGCGATGTTGTAGATCAGTCCGTCGCGCTCGACCGCGTTGCGGATTTCGAGCTGCATCACAGGAACGCCGGACAGTTGCCGGCTGAGACCTGAGCCCTCGAGATCCTCCGTCATCACCTTGCGCATTTCACCGATGGTGGCGCGCAGCCGGGTGTTGTCGGCCACCACCTTCGGATCGAGCGACAGCACGACCAGCGCCAGCGTCCCATCCTCCGACAGCAGCTTGCCGCGAATGATCTCGTTGGTCTTCACCGTCTGGGCGAACTGGTCGTAGGCATCGCCTTCCGGCAATTCCGACGGGAATAGAGCCGCCGGCAGCTTGCCCGGCTCGGGCGCCTGCCGCGCCGAGAACAGCGAGATCAGGCCGCGCACACCGTCGATCAATTGCAGATCGGTGACGGTGTCGCGCAGCTTCTCCAGATTCTCCCGCGCCAGCAGCTCCTTGCCCTCGACCACCAGCAGCACGTCGAACTCGGTCGACGGAAACCGCTTGGTGACCTCCTCGTACTGCTTGAACTCCTTGGTGTCGGAGCGAAACAGCTGGCTCAGAGAGTCGTCGATCTTGATCCGTTCGATGCCGAACACCGCGCCGACGATCAGTGCCAGCAGGATGATGCACGATACCACCGGGGCGCGCAGCGGGATCAGACCCAGCCGCTCGAGGCCAAAAGCGATGCTGACCCGCCGTCGCTTCAATTCTGCGACTTCGGTGTCGCTCACGTTCTTATCAAGCATGCGCTGATCCGTCCTGTCGATCGCTCGTCCTAACCAGACTTCCCGGCACGAATGCGACAGCGTCGCATCGCCCGGCATTCTGGTCTTGGGACATGCAGCAATTTCACCACGTGCGCAGGCTCGGACCGACCGCCCTTCGGAATCGAGACTGGGAACCGGAATCCACCAGATTCGCGGTCCGCTTGCGAGTTTTCCGGGAGCTGGGGATCAAGACTTCGGCAGCTCCGGCATCAGGCTGCCGCTCTCGTCCTTGAGCGCCACGCCGGTCGCCTTGCGTACCAATCCCTCGCGGACCAGCCAGGCGATCTTGTGCGCCGCCTCGTCCGCCGAAATCCCGGAAGCGTGGATATTCGAGACGCAATTGCGGTCAGCGTCGGTGAGGCCGGGGCGCGGTCCGAACGTCAGATAGGCGCCGAGGCTCGCCGGCGCGGACAGGCCCGGCCGTTCGCCGATCAGCACCACCACCATCCGGGCACCCAGCGCGGCGCCGACCTCGTCCCCGAGCGCAACCCGGGCGCCGGTCGCCACCACCGCAGCACCGACGCCGATCCGGACCGCGGCCAGCCGCGGTAACAGATGCCGCACCACCGCGGTCGCCTGCGCCGCCACCGCAATCGGCGACAGGCCATCCCCGATCACCAGCGCGACGTCGACGGCCTTCCCCGCCCCGTCCAGGACCGCGCGCGAAGCCGGGTCGAGCTGCCGGCCGAGGTCCGGTCGGGCCAGATAGTCCCGGCGGTCGGCGGCGCGGCTCGACACCTGCAGTGTCGGCAGACCGAGCGCCTGCAGCTCCGCGGCGATCGCTGTCGCATCGAAGCCGGCATGGACCGCGTCGCGGGCGCGGGCATGAGCCAGGGTGAAATCCAGCAGCGCCTCGGTCGGCAGACTGGCGCCGGCACGGCCGAGCGCGACGCGGGCGGGAGTCAAACGGCGCAGTTCGGCCAGCGAACGCGGCGGGGTGGCAGGAGAATTCATCGCTGTCCTATTCCGCCGGCACCGCCGCTTCGCGCAGGCGTATCGAGTAGTTGGAGGCATTGGCGTGACCGCGCGAGGCTTCGCGCGCGTAGATGATCAGATGATGCGCCACCACCATCACCAGAAGCAGGTTTTCGATATCGCCGCGGATCAGCCGTCGGAAAGCGAATTTCCAGAACGCCAGCTTGTAGTCGCCGCGAATGCCGATCTGCCAGATGACGTTGCGCAGCATGATCATGGCGCGCTTGATGTTGGCCTTCGACGCCCGCTGCGGCGTCGAAGGATGCAGCCGCGTCGCATAGGCGTGCGCGATCTGGTACTCGTAGCGCTTCAGCAGCGCCTCGGGCCGGTAGGCCCGCGCCATGCAGTCCTTCCACATCGCCACGACCTGGTCGTGCGGCAGCAGGAAGTCGACATTGGATTCGCGGCTGTCGTCGTGCACCAGCCGGCCTTCGCGTTGCAAGCGATCCCACAGCGGCGTCTTCGGCAGCGCCTGCAGCAGGTTGATGGTGAGCAGCGGAATCTGCGACTGCTCGATGAACTGCATCAAGAACTCACCGGTCTCCGGCGTATCGGTGTCCAGGCCGAGAATGATGCCCGACACCACTTCGATGCCGTAGCTCGATATCGTCCGCACGCCCTCGAGGATTGGGACCATCATGTTGTGGTCCTTATGCATCGCCTTCAGCGCGGTCGGGTCCGGCGTCTCGATGCCGACGAAGATCGTGCA from the Rhodopseudomonas palustris genome contains:
- the hpnC gene encoding squalene synthase HpnC; translated protein: MTSASELRSGKTHRDENFPVASWIIHPRHRDLILAFYNFVRTADDIADHEMLDGDTKLEYLDLLEAELLGRGETQPEAVHLRRALAERGMPPRHALDLLTAFRMDVTKLRYEDWDEVIHYCRYSAMPVGRFMLDVHSESTTTWQASDALCAGLQINNHLQDCGKDYRTLNRVYLPRDVLDAAGAKVEDLGLQKSSPALLKCLQGLAVRTASLLGDGRPLAAEIKDYRLGLEVSVIQAYADRIVRMLQTRDPLSERVHLKPIEFVIASFGAMSSEIVRRSFGKGPVSHPAPRA
- the eutC gene encoding ethanolamine ammonia-lyase subunit EutC, whose translation is MNSPATPPRSLAELRRLTPARVALGRAGASLPTEALLDFTLAHARARDAVHAGFDATAIAAELQALGLPTLQVSSRAADRRDYLARPDLGRQLDPASRAVLDGAGKAVDVALVIGDGLSPIAVAAQATAVVRHLLPRLAAVRIGVGAAVVATGARVALGDEVGAALGARMVVVLIGERPGLSAPASLGAYLTFGPRPGLTDADRNCVSNIHASGISADEAAHKIAWLVREGLVRKATGVALKDESGSLMPELPKS
- a CDS encoding efflux RND transporter permease subunit, with translation MLDKNVSDTEVAELKRRRVSIAFGLERLGLIPLRAPVVSCIILLALIVGAVFGIERIKIDDSLSQLFRSDTKEFKQYEEVTKRFPSTEFDVLLVVEGKELLARENLEKLRDTVTDLQLIDGVRGLISLFSARQAPEPGKLPAALFPSELPEGDAYDQFAQTVKTNEIIRGKLLSEDGTLALVVLSLDPKVVADNTRLRATIGEMRKVMTEDLEGSGLSRQLSGVPVMQLEIRNAVERDGLIYNIAGILAGCVIAILFFRKISFMVVAAFPPLLAILLAIGVLGWAGFSLNMFLNVMTPLIMVISFSDSMQLTFAARDRLIAGEDKYTAFKNAVLVVGPACVLTHATAGISFIALQFSNSDLIRAFGEAGLLATVLALVAVLTLVPVFGVLLVRHEEAFAAKFQSADLGVNALRRFCAFIAVRMVGRPGLFSLLAVLVVGGLAVIYANLEPRYRLADQVPDKEQAVQASDRLDAKLTGANPIDVLIEFPKGQSLYSPESLQIIAEVHATVEKQAGVGNVWSLETLRRWLSEKAHTTSVDTLKEYVDLLPPNLVRRFISEDQTAVVVSGRVPDLDSSEILPVVQKLDHALDSVRQKHPGYEVAVTGLSAIAARNSADMISKLNHGLTIEFVLVAIFIGLAFRSVVVMLACILPGIFPVVLSGTLLWLMGEGLQFASVVALTVSFGLGLSATIHFLNRLRLESPPGVSAGLAVERATVLVGPALILTTVVLACGLGVTVFSDLPSLRLFGWLSAFAMVAALIADLFILRPTAMWLISVAHRLRGGRGAGSVV